In Parasphingorhabdus halotolerans, a single window of DNA contains:
- a CDS encoding phosphodiesterase has translation MLMAQVTDIHLGFDPDNPAEFNRKRLDQALKTICDMIPQPDVLLATGDLVDRGDQDSYRRLENAFSVVPFPVYMCLGNHDLRAPFQRQFPDVPTADGFVQYEVDDGALRLIFLDTLEEGRHGGAFCEVRAQWLADRLTEKQDKPTVLILHHPPVESGIAWMNTHPDEPWVDRLADTISGHDQVVGMITGHLHRNISTSFAGTSLSICASTAPQVAFDLEPIDPENPDGRNMIVADPPAIALHWWNGKQIVSHFETAEEHVMLARYDKNLQPLVRALLAERPE, from the coding sequence ATGTTAATGGCGCAGGTAACGGATATCCATCTGGGATTTGACCCGGATAATCCGGCTGAATTTAATCGAAAGCGACTGGATCAGGCGCTTAAAACAATTTGCGATATGATACCACAGCCAGATGTGCTTCTGGCTACCGGAGATCTCGTTGATCGCGGTGATCAGGACAGTTATCGGCGGCTGGAAAATGCTTTCTCAGTGGTCCCGTTTCCTGTCTATATGTGTTTGGGTAATCATGATTTGCGCGCGCCGTTCCAACGGCAGTTTCCCGATGTGCCAACAGCTGACGGCTTTGTGCAGTATGAGGTAGATGACGGGGCGCTTAGACTTATTTTCCTAGATACATTAGAAGAAGGCCGTCATGGTGGCGCATTTTGTGAGGTCCGCGCCCAATGGCTTGCTGACCGACTAACAGAAAAACAAGATAAACCGACAGTTTTGATTTTGCATCACCCGCCGGTGGAATCAGGCATCGCCTGGATGAACACCCATCCCGATGAGCCTTGGGTAGACCGGCTTGCTGACACAATTTCTGGTCATGATCAGGTGGTCGGGATGATAACCGGCCATTTACACCGCAATATTTCAACTTCGTTTGCAGGAACGAGTCTTTCAATATGTGCCTCGACAGCGCCGCAAGTCGCATTTGATCTGGAGCCTATTGACCCTGAGAACCCCGATGGTCGCAATATGATCGTCGCTGATCCACCGGCTATTGCGCTGCATTGGTGGAATGGAAAGCAGATAGTTAGCCACTTCGAAACGGCGGAAGAGCATGTCATGCTCGCGCGATACGACAAAAATCTGCAACCGCTGGTGCGTGCATTGTTGGCAGAGCGCCCCGAGTAG
- a CDS encoding cytochrome c3 family protein: protein MTFIVRQIAVTADGREIIRSNPFDAPEIGIGRNSENAIHLPDLAVHPEHAVIQRRDDGQIVVKSISGQNFTHDGRSRISVTFNPAKGAELGFGGHLISVSQDEEGTIFTVKRAAAVSDSAEEREEGALYTLKGLLPGKRISAWSFIALVLAAFLVWPIYTWATYRGIEERPKEFHADTMWSSGALSQAHHSLEGDCQACHVDAFVTVQDKTCLNCHEDDAHDHADPKRLLTAVGDPEGFEKVGAAFAAAFNKPRGRCVECHTEHEGAGAMEPTAQKFCADCHQGMDGRLTDTKLENASDFGIEHPQFRPAVLIRPGGKNPPRKRISLDDKPTEYNGLKFPHDLHLSKTGGVAQMGRRLSRKFDFGDSLACKDCHTPDPKGVRFEAVDMEENCSMCHSLAFDKIGGTVRTLRHGEPAQVRADLQAYYRSTGPKRPINLGGMARRRPGEINQTRVASDYARAVKFRPSRANMAISQVFSRGGACFDCHGVNPPTARGRVDYSIQPVTQTDRYMQKGWFSHEAHNDEDCTSCHNATKSDDARDLLLPGIKTCRECHGGEFQKTSDVPSTCAMCHDYHADDGAPWLIKEQQKDKRKKPDKKIAAR from the coding sequence ATGACTTTTATCGTCCGCCAGATTGCTGTTACCGCTGATGGTCGCGAGATTATCCGCTCCAATCCGTTTGATGCGCCCGAGATTGGTATTGGTCGCAACTCGGAAAACGCGATTCACCTTCCCGATCTTGCTGTCCATCCCGAGCATGCCGTTATCCAGCGGCGGGACGATGGTCAGATCGTTGTTAAAAGCATTTCAGGCCAAAACTTTACCCATGATGGACGTTCGCGAATATCGGTCACCTTCAACCCTGCCAAAGGCGCAGAACTCGGTTTTGGCGGGCATCTTATTTCGGTGTCGCAAGACGAAGAAGGTACAATCTTCACGGTCAAGCGTGCGGCAGCGGTCTCGGATTCGGCTGAAGAGCGGGAAGAGGGTGCGCTTTATACCTTAAAAGGCCTGCTCCCTGGCAAGCGTATTAGCGCTTGGAGCTTTATCGCACTGGTGCTGGCCGCGTTTCTTGTTTGGCCGATTTATACGTGGGCAACCTATCGCGGTATAGAAGAACGGCCGAAAGAATTCCATGCTGATACGATGTGGTCATCAGGCGCATTAAGCCAGGCCCATCATAGCCTGGAAGGCGATTGTCAGGCCTGCCATGTTGACGCTTTTGTGACGGTGCAGGATAAAACCTGTTTGAATTGCCATGAAGATGACGCCCATGATCACGCCGATCCAAAGCGGCTGCTAACTGCGGTTGGCGACCCCGAAGGATTTGAAAAAGTTGGTGCTGCTTTTGCTGCTGCCTTTAACAAACCACGTGGGAGGTGTGTCGAATGTCACACCGAGCATGAGGGCGCTGGTGCTATGGAACCCACTGCGCAAAAATTCTGCGCTGATTGCCACCAAGGAATGGACGGACGTTTGACTGATACCAAGCTTGAAAATGCGTCAGATTTTGGCATCGAGCACCCGCAGTTCCGGCCTGCCGTGTTGATTCGTCCCGGTGGCAAAAATCCGCCGCGTAAGCGCATCTCTCTGGATGATAAACCGACAGAATATAACGGGCTGAAATTCCCGCATGATCTGCATTTGTCGAAAACCGGCGGAGTCGCGCAAATGGGGCGGCGACTCTCGCGCAAATTTGATTTTGGCGATTCGCTAGCCTGTAAAGATTGCCATACGCCAGATCCGAAAGGCGTGCGATTTGAGGCTGTCGATATGGAAGAAAATTGTAGCATGTGTCACAGTCTGGCTTTTGACAAAATCGGCGGAACGGTCAGAACTCTGCGACATGGCGAGCCTGCGCAGGTGCGCGCGGACCTGCAAGCTTATTATCGCTCCACTGGGCCCAAACGTCCGATTAATCTGGGCGGAATGGCGCGACGGCGCCCCGGAGAAATTAACCAAACGCGTGTAGCCAGCGATTATGCTCGCGCTGTTAAATTCCGCCCAAGCCGCGCAAACATGGCTATCAGCCAAGTCTTTTCGCGGGGTGGTGCCTGTTTTGATTGCCATGGTGTTAACCCGCCAACCGCGCGTGGACGGGTTGATTACAGCATCCAGCCGGTTACTCAAACGGACCGGTATATGCAAAAGGGCTGGTTCAGCCACGAAGCGCATAATGATGAGGATTGTACCTCGTGCCACAACGCTACGAAATCCGACGATGCGCGCGATTTGTTGTTACCGGGCATTAAAACCTGCCGCGAATGTCATGGTGGTGAATTCCAGAAAACATCAGATGTTCCATCGACATGCGCTATGTGCCATGACTATCATGCCGATGATGGCGCTCCTTGGTTGATCAAAGAGCAGCAGAAGGACAAAAGGAAAAAGCCGGATAAGAAAATTGCGGCGCGCTAG
- a CDS encoding efflux transporter outer membrane subunit: MAVQLVTHSIHSGIIWLFAAALMTSGCMTMAPDSKAPEIAASVPQAYNKIDGAGSYKPERWWTYFEDPVLNSLLDEALAKNLDLAEASARLRAAEAQARISRSGLFPQINAGVDGSYSDSPSAGTAFGSVPGAGTQRIEIENYSSSLAFSYELDIWDKLRNGARAGRADAFAAAADLQAVRLAVQAETITSYFDIVDARHQIELTVKIIDILGDRVEQTENRYQRGLASSFELYQVRQDFRNIQAGLPQRESQLAATEGQLAVLVGRYSDNMDQFLAQKLTPKLIFRPIPSGLPIALLEQRPDIYAEGRRLDSARYNLGARRAERFPSLSLSAASGSQAGSPAGLFDIFDKWVLNLGASLTAPLFQGGRIRANIEIADAQYAQQTAVYARTVLTAYQEVGSAMERYEEERQRYRFLFSQLDEASSAAQLQSRRFASGVGSYVDYLDALRAQYQVQSSLSSAARDVALARLAVHRALGGSWNDGSSVPDTNPVIQGDK; encoded by the coding sequence ATGGCGGTTCAACTCGTGACTCACAGCATCCATAGCGGTATTATCTGGCTCTTCGCCGCCGCACTGATGACCAGTGGCTGCATGACTATGGCCCCTGACTCCAAAGCACCCGAAATCGCCGCGAGCGTCCCACAAGCATATAACAAGATAGATGGCGCCGGAAGCTACAAACCTGAACGTTGGTGGACCTATTTTGAAGATCCAGTACTCAACAGTTTGCTCGATGAAGCGCTGGCAAAAAACCTCGACCTTGCGGAAGCATCGGCAAGATTGCGGGCCGCAGAGGCACAGGCGCGCATATCTAGGAGTGGGCTTTTTCCTCAGATCAACGCCGGTGTCGATGGCAGCTATTCGGATTCTCCATCGGCAGGAACCGCTTTTGGCTCTGTTCCCGGCGCCGGAACGCAGCGGATCGAGATAGAAAATTATTCCTCCAGTCTCGCGTTTTCCTACGAACTCGATATCTGGGATAAGTTGCGCAATGGCGCTCGAGCAGGCCGGGCCGATGCCTTTGCAGCCGCTGCCGATCTCCAGGCCGTTCGCCTCGCGGTGCAAGCAGAAACAATCACCAGCTATTTTGATATTGTCGATGCACGTCATCAAATTGAGCTGACCGTAAAAATTATCGATATATTGGGTGACCGCGTTGAGCAGACCGAAAATCGCTATCAACGGGGTCTCGCCAGTTCGTTTGAACTTTATCAGGTCCGGCAGGATTTTAGGAATATTCAGGCCGGATTGCCTCAACGTGAAAGCCAGTTGGCCGCTACCGAAGGGCAGCTAGCAGTATTGGTTGGACGCTATTCCGATAACATGGACCAGTTTTTGGCGCAAAAACTGACTCCTAAACTGATTTTCAGACCCATTCCTTCCGGACTTCCCATTGCATTGCTTGAGCAACGACCGGACATCTATGCAGAAGGACGCAGACTCGATTCAGCGCGCTATAATCTCGGCGCAAGACGCGCAGAGCGTTTTCCATCTCTCAGCCTGTCTGCGGCATCCGGTTCGCAAGCCGGAAGTCCTGCCGGGTTGTTCGATATTTTTGATAAATGGGTCCTCAACTTGGGAGCAAGCCTCACCGCACCCTTGTTTCAAGGTGGAAGGATAAGAGCAAATATCGAAATTGCCGATGCGCAATATGCTCAGCAAACGGCGGTTTATGCGCGCACTGTTCTCACAGCCTATCAGGAGGTAGGTTCGGCTATGGAACGATATGAAGAGGAGCGACAGCGCTACCGGTTCCTTTTCTCGCAACTGGACGAAGCGTCAAGCGCGGCGCAGCTGCAATCGCGCCGCTTTGCTAGCGGTGTTGGCAGTTATGTTGATTATCTTGATGCCTTGCGGGCGCAATATCAGGTACAATCTTCGCTGTCATCGGCGGCGCGCGATGTCGCTTTGGCAAGGCTCGCGGTTCATCGCGCTTTGGGCGGCAGCTGGAATGATGGTTCCAGCGTTCCCGACACCAATCCAGTCATTCAGGGAGACAAATAA
- a CDS encoding M3 family metallopeptidase: MTTAELNKMSLTETADNDAAGNTILQQWTGPYDGVPPWDEVKVSDFPAAFQATMDKIQADVNAIRDNPEPATFENFTAPMELVGNEANNLFSIWGVHSSNLSNDEVRKIQGEWLPKVSAFFDQLTLDPKLLAKTKTVYDSRESAGLDAMQKRLVERSYEQLVRDGALLDGAKKEQLIAYNTELAKAFNDFSNKVLADEETFIFVTDEADLAGLPDSFVASIKAAAEAQGKTGWALKNTRSVMQPFLENSTRRDLREKVYTAYVNRGDNGDDNDTNATIAKILKLRADRAKLLGFKTHAHYRMADTMAKEPEAAMDLMMKVWPAAVARVKEEVADMQAIADQEGAAITIEPWDYRFYAEKVRKAKYDLDSAEIKPYFQLDKMMDALFDAAGKLYGLTFTETTGSIPVFDPEVRTFEVKRGDQVIGVQYFDNYARNGKRSGAWMTTYKDKYKLGGHNNYSATSNNNNFVKGGDGEPTLISLDDASTLFHEFGHALHYLNYDITYPGLGGTPRDFVEYPSQVNENWLMTPYILSTYARHYKTGKPIPKALVDKIQASKTFNEGFSTVEYLSSAIIDMMLHNRELPVTDPDKFERETLTAIGMPKEIAMRHRLPQFNHLFSSDAYSAGYYSYLWSETMDADTWAAFEEAGSPWDKETAERFRTILLATGNETDRKEAYRKFRGRDPEVKYILKKRGFPVPGESTDVGIGGKGDASK; encoded by the coding sequence ATGACGACAGCCGAACTGAACAAGATGAGTCTGACGGAAACAGCCGATAACGATGCTGCGGGCAATACGATCCTCCAACAATGGACCGGCCCGTATGACGGCGTGCCACCCTGGGATGAAGTGAAGGTTTCCGATTTTCCGGCTGCATTCCAGGCGACAATGGACAAGATACAGGCCGATGTGAACGCCATTCGCGACAATCCTGAACCGGCGACATTCGAAAATTTCACTGCACCGATGGAGTTGGTTGGCAATGAAGCCAATAACCTGTTTTCGATCTGGGGTGTGCATAGCAGCAACCTTTCGAATGACGAAGTCCGCAAGATTCAGGGCGAGTGGTTGCCCAAGGTATCGGCTTTCTTTGATCAATTGACTCTTGATCCCAAATTGCTCGCCAAGACCAAGACGGTTTATGACAGCCGGGAATCCGCTGGGCTGGATGCCATGCAAAAGCGGCTCGTCGAGCGCAGCTACGAACAGCTGGTCCGGGACGGTGCGCTGCTTGACGGTGCCAAAAAGGAACAGCTAATCGCCTATAATACCGAACTGGCGAAGGCTTTTAACGATTTTTCAAACAAGGTTCTCGCCGATGAGGAAACCTTTATCTTCGTGACCGACGAAGCCGATCTGGCGGGACTCCCGGACAGTTTTGTGGCCTCGATCAAGGCCGCTGCCGAGGCACAGGGTAAAACCGGCTGGGCGCTCAAGAACACCCGCTCGGTGATGCAGCCATTTCTCGAAAACAGTACCCGCCGGGACCTGCGCGAAAAAGTCTATACCGCTTATGTCAATCGCGGCGACAATGGTGACGATAATGACACCAATGCGACGATCGCAAAAATCCTGAAATTGCGGGCTGATCGCGCCAAGCTATTGGGTTTCAAGACCCATGCTCATTACCGGATGGCCGACACGATGGCGAAAGAACCCGAAGCGGCGATGGACCTGATGATGAAAGTCTGGCCAGCAGCGGTTGCGCGGGTCAAGGAGGAAGTTGCCGACATGCAGGCGATTGCCGATCAGGAAGGTGCGGCCATCACCATCGAGCCGTGGGATTACCGTTTCTATGCGGAGAAAGTCCGCAAGGCGAAATATGACCTCGATTCCGCCGAGATCAAACCCTATTTCCAGCTCGACAAGATGATGGATGCGCTGTTCGATGCCGCAGGAAAATTATACGGTCTGACCTTCACCGAAACCACCGGCAGCATTCCGGTATTTGATCCGGAAGTCCGCACCTTTGAAGTCAAGCGCGGCGACCAGGTTATCGGTGTCCAGTATTTCGACAATTATGCCCGCAACGGCAAACGCTCGGGTGCGTGGATGACTACTTATAAGGACAAGTACAAGCTAGGCGGTCACAACAATTATTCGGCCACCTCGAACAACAATAATTTCGTCAAGGGCGGTGACGGCGAGCCGACGCTGATCAGCCTCGATGATGCCTCAACCCTTTTCCACGAATTTGGTCATGCGCTGCACTATCTCAACTATGACATCACCTATCCAGGCCTTGGCGGCACGCCGCGCGACTTTGTCGAATATCCTAGCCAGGTGAATGAGAACTGGTTGATGACGCCTTATATTCTCTCGACCTACGCTCGCCATTACAAGACCGGCAAACCGATCCCGAAAGCTCTGGTGGACAAAATTCAGGCGTCGAAGACGTTCAATGAAGGTTTCTCCACCGTCGAGTATCTGTCCAGCGCGATTATTGATATGATGCTGCACAACCGCGAATTGCCAGTTACCGATCCGGACAAGTTCGAGCGGGAAACGCTGACCGCCATCGGCATGCCGAAGGAAATTGCGATGCGTCACCGCCTCCCGCAGTTCAACCATCTGTTCTCGTCGGACGCCTATTCAGCGGGCTATTACAGCTATCTCTGGTCGGAAACGATGGACGCTGATACCTGGGCCGCGTTTGAAGAAGCGGGCAGCCCGTGGGACAAGGAAACCGCCGAGCGGTTCCGCACGATTTTGCTTGCCACCGGCAACGAAACCGACCGCAAGGAAGCGTACCGCAAATTCCGTGGCCGCGATCCAGAGGTTAAATATATCCTCAAGAAACGCGGTTTCCCGGTACCAGGTGAAAGCACCGATGTGGGCATCGGCGGCAAGGGTGACGCGAGCAAATAG
- a CDS encoding efflux RND transporter permease subunit, whose amino-acid sequence MTSLPEPLDSPQPGPEIPSKAIMEQRGVVAFMARNGVAANLLMIFFLIAGIVSFNTIVQEVFAENSLDTVQISVAFPGATPDEIEESIVQKIEEAVEAVDNIKQIKSNAAENTGSVLVELKLGADIDRALDDIKAEIDQIQTFPDEAEEPDVRELTSRQSVVRIAIFGDVSEAALKETASRLEEALAALPEISYVDTSSIRDYEVSIEVPQNTLQALGLSLNDISRTVAASSLDSPAGSINTDSEEVRVRTIGQNYNQQNFEDIVLVSNSDGALIRLGQVADIRDEFQDSDLVSLYNGKPVAFVEVFRTSDERVLDVSKATKDYLTSEFAASLPEGISYAIWSDDSDLLNDRLSLLLKNAAIGLFLVLLALTLFLDIRLAAWTALGIGVTFIGAIFLLDIAGSSINMFSLFGFILALGLVVDDAIVVGESVYARRESGRTGMGAAVSGARRVTVPVIFAVLTTVAAFSPLFAIGGIIGKILADIPLVVVAVLFLSLVECLLILPNHLSHLPAPGTPTRNPVIKFFERIQAWVDFYYQAFVNGPLDRALKFAVQMPFVILSGGVALLIIFASLIPAGIIKISFFPAIEADIVTASLEMPAGTTIEDTEEIARLIEQRGRETYAKFEDHQDESEPSPLTGIFTLIGQPPRTNGPGSLLGGGFASNIASIEFSFIPGDQRELASKDFENAWREAVGPIVEARSLIFASDLLSVGAPIDVQISDPDPEIVDAASARLMEKLSRYAGVFDIETDQDEGLKEIQLRLKPEARSLGVTLQDVALQVRAAFFGNEALRVQRGQEDMRVYVRLPEEERNSIVDVERFRVRVPGGEVPLATLAEVSFGRAPAVIRRTDGRRVTAITADIDDNIVTGQEIADALQNEIMPELQADYPQLLYSFGGEQQEQQESFGDLGLAFLAALIAIYALLAIPFRSYIQPLIIMAVIPFGIIGALIGHLVLGLPLGVLSMFGIIALSGVIVNGSLILIDFINENLSNGMPIEDAILDGAKSRFRPIMLTSLTTFLGVAPITFETSLQAQFLIPMSASLGFGVLFGAIILQLLIPALVLLEYRGKRRIKRMWSSVEREPLNM is encoded by the coding sequence ATGACGTCTCTGCCGGAGCCTCTCGACTCGCCGCAACCGGGTCCTGAAATACCCAGCAAGGCGATCATGGAACAACGCGGGGTCGTTGCCTTCATGGCGCGCAACGGCGTTGCAGCCAATCTGCTGATGATATTTTTCCTGATCGCCGGCATCGTATCTTTCAATACTATTGTGCAGGAAGTCTTTGCAGAAAATAGCCTCGATACAGTTCAGATAAGCGTCGCTTTTCCCGGCGCGACGCCTGATGAGATCGAAGAATCGATCGTTCAAAAGATCGAAGAAGCGGTTGAGGCTGTCGACAATATCAAACAGATCAAATCCAATGCGGCCGAAAACACCGGTTCCGTATTAGTAGAACTGAAATTGGGTGCGGATATCGACCGGGCGCTCGATGATATAAAAGCTGAAATTGACCAGATTCAGACTTTCCCCGACGAAGCGGAAGAGCCGGATGTCCGCGAGCTGACATCACGACAAAGCGTGGTACGCATAGCCATTTTCGGCGATGTTTCAGAAGCGGCGCTGAAAGAAACGGCTTCGCGTTTGGAGGAAGCATTAGCTGCGCTACCTGAAATATCTTATGTCGATACCAGTTCCATCCGCGATTATGAAGTCTCAATTGAAGTGCCGCAAAATACTTTGCAGGCTTTGGGCCTGTCTCTCAACGATATCTCTCGCACGGTCGCGGCCAGCAGTCTGGATAGTCCTGCCGGTTCTATTAACACTGACAGTGAAGAAGTGCGCGTAAGGACAATTGGTCAAAACTACAACCAGCAAAATTTTGAAGACATCGTGCTGGTCAGCAATTCCGATGGCGCGTTGATCCGGCTTGGCCAGGTTGCAGACATCCGCGATGAATTTCAGGATTCAGATCTGGTGTCGCTATACAATGGCAAGCCAGTCGCTTTTGTCGAGGTCTTCCGAACCAGCGATGAGCGCGTGCTGGACGTCTCCAAAGCGACCAAAGACTATCTCACCAGTGAATTTGCGGCTTCACTCCCGGAGGGTATATCTTACGCTATCTGGAGCGATGACAGTGATTTGCTTAATGATCGCCTCAGTCTGTTGCTGAAAAATGCCGCCATCGGACTATTTCTGGTTCTGCTCGCTCTAACCTTGTTTCTGGATATCCGGCTTGCAGCGTGGACAGCGCTGGGCATTGGCGTAACTTTTATCGGCGCCATTTTTCTACTCGATATCGCCGGATCGAGTATCAATATGTTCTCGCTCTTCGGTTTCATCTTGGCACTGGGACTGGTGGTTGATGATGCCATTGTTGTGGGAGAAAGTGTTTATGCCCGGCGGGAAAGTGGCCGTACCGGAATGGGCGCTGCGGTAAGTGGCGCGCGCCGGGTCACGGTACCGGTTATCTTCGCTGTGCTCACAACCGTCGCGGCATTTTCACCGCTGTTCGCAATCGGCGGCATCATCGGGAAAATATTGGCCGATATTCCATTGGTCGTCGTCGCCGTTCTTTTCCTCTCGTTGGTCGAGTGCTTGCTGATCCTGCCTAATCATCTGAGCCACTTACCCGCACCTGGAACACCAACACGCAATCCGGTCATCAAATTTTTTGAACGCATTCAGGCATGGGTGGATTTTTACTATCAAGCCTTTGTGAACGGTCCACTCGACCGGGCGCTAAAATTTGCGGTTCAAATGCCTTTTGTCATTTTATCGGGCGGCGTTGCACTTCTCATTATTTTTGCATCCTTAATTCCAGCAGGCATCATCAAGATTTCATTTTTCCCGGCAATCGAAGCGGATATTGTTACCGCCAGTCTGGAAATGCCGGCTGGTACTACAATCGAAGATACTGAAGAAATTGCGCGATTGATCGAACAGCGGGGTCGGGAAACCTACGCCAAGTTTGAAGATCATCAGGACGAAAGCGAGCCTTCCCCATTAACCGGAATATTCACGCTGATCGGCCAGCCCCCTAGAACCAACGGTCCCGGTTCTCTTCTTGGCGGCGGCTTTGCATCTAATATTGCCAGTATTGAATTTAGTTTCATTCCAGGCGACCAACGCGAACTTGCTTCTAAAGATTTCGAAAATGCATGGCGAGAAGCGGTCGGTCCTATCGTCGAAGCTCGCTCCCTGATTTTCGCATCCGATCTTCTCTCTGTCGGCGCTCCGATTGATGTCCAGATTTCTGACCCTGATCCGGAAATCGTAGATGCCGCATCTGCCAGACTTATGGAAAAACTGAGCCGTTATGCCGGTGTCTTTGACATAGAAACCGATCAGGATGAGGGCTTGAAAGAAATTCAGCTTAGATTGAAGCCAGAGGCACGGTCGCTGGGCGTGACGTTGCAAGATGTAGCTTTACAAGTAAGGGCGGCGTTCTTCGGCAATGAGGCGCTTAGGGTCCAGCGCGGGCAGGAAGATATGCGCGTCTACGTCCGGCTACCTGAGGAAGAGCGTAATTCGATAGTCGACGTTGAGCGGTTCCGCGTTCGCGTTCCAGGCGGGGAAGTCCCCTTGGCAACTTTGGCCGAGGTCTCCTTTGGCCGAGCGCCTGCAGTAATCCGTCGGACAGATGGCCGAAGGGTTACTGCCATTACTGCCGATATTGATGACAATATCGTCACCGGGCAGGAAATTGCCGATGCGCTGCAAAATGAAATCATGCCGGAGTTGCAGGCCGACTACCCGCAATTGCTGTACAGCTTTGGTGGGGAACAGCAGGAACAGCAGGAGTCTTTCGGTGATCTCGGCTTGGCCTTTCTCGCGGCTCTGATTGCAATTTATGCGTTGCTGGCCATCCCATTCCGTTCCTATATCCAGCCGCTCATCATCATGGCCGTTATCCCCTTTGGCATTATTGGCGCGTTAATCGGTCATCTGGTTTTAGGCCTGCCGCTGGGAGTTCTCAGTATGTTCGGTATTATCGCGTTGTCGGGCGTAATCGTAAATGGTTCGCTGATTTTAATTGATTTTATCAACGAAAATCTCAGTAACGGCATGCCGATTGAGGACGCGATATTAGACGGTGCCAAATCGCGTTTCCGCCCGATCATGCTGACCTCACTCACCACATTTCTCGGCGTTGCGCCGATCACCTTTGAAACCAGCCTTCAAGCCCAGTTTTTAATCCCGATGTCGGCCAGTCTCGGCTTTGGCGTGCTGTTCGGCGCGATCATCTTGCAACTGCTTATTCCGGCGCTTGTTCTGCTAGAATATCGCGGCAAGCGACGGATCAAAAGAATGTGGAGTAGCGTTGAACGGGAGCCCCTCAATATGTAG
- a CDS encoding efflux RND transporter periplasmic adaptor subunit, whose translation MHRQRIIGGLVLLAAIIIAALLIFSRTEPEEKAPEALVPLVQAIPIEIRSGNLMIRGAGTVRASEELTLSSEVAGKLVYVNPNLREGQRIARGATLFRIDPSNYNNAVQTAQADVASQNVAVMEAREEVALAKAELARFQQRINGSSGKYANVDDSDYAARILPPDELIKNQTASNIPQQQTSTNRLATRQPQLLSARATLRRAQAQLADAQKALQRTVVRAPFSGVVRSEEVALGSYVAPGQSLGSIVGTGTFEAVIPLSEREAALIPSLWQPGLNRIEASIYSVYGGTRYRWQAFVDRASSVLNPQTRTIDVFLRIPNPTRGGAPAANQPDREVSGGASGAPPLFVGSFVDAEITGKALGQYATLPLAALRPGNKIWLVREGRLRSVTVEILQRTDTEALITTNNLDEKPVVVVSSLKSATDGQRVRIAKPRTEKTAASKPNDKATTKKISGQAQ comes from the coding sequence GTGCATCGGCAACGCATTATCGGCGGACTGGTATTACTTGCAGCGATTATAATTGCTGCATTGCTCATCTTTTCGCGCACCGAGCCTGAAGAAAAGGCGCCGGAAGCGCTTGTCCCGCTGGTGCAGGCTATTCCTATTGAAATTCGCTCCGGCAATTTGATGATCAGAGGAGCCGGTACAGTCCGCGCTAGTGAAGAACTGACTTTATCATCGGAAGTTGCAGGCAAGCTTGTCTATGTGAACCCAAATCTGCGCGAAGGCCAACGGATTGCGCGCGGAGCAACCTTGTTTCGTATTGATCCGTCTAATTATAACAACGCTGTACAAACAGCACAGGCCGATGTCGCATCGCAAAATGTTGCGGTGATGGAAGCGCGAGAAGAGGTCGCGCTGGCTAAAGCTGAACTCGCCCGTTTTCAGCAGCGCATTAACGGCAGCAGCGGAAAATATGCCAACGTCGATGACAGCGATTATGCTGCACGGATATTGCCGCCGGACGAATTGATCAAAAATCAAACGGCAAGCAATATCCCGCAACAACAAACGAGCACAAACCGGCTCGCGACCCGCCAGCCCCAATTGCTGTCTGCACGCGCCACCTTGCGGCGCGCACAGGCACAATTGGCCGACGCGCAAAAAGCGCTGCAGCGCACGGTTGTCCGTGCTCCTTTTTCCGGGGTCGTACGTTCGGAAGAAGTAGCCTTGGGCAGCTATGTTGCCCCCGGGCAATCGCTTGGATCAATAGTCGGGACCGGCACATTTGAAGCGGTTATACCATTATCAGAAAGGGAAGCAGCGTTGATCCCCTCGTTGTGGCAGCCGGGGCTAAATCGCATCGAAGCATCGATATATTCGGTCTATGGCGGCACACGTTACCGCTGGCAGGCCTTTGTCGATAGAGCCAGCAGCGTCCTCAATCCGCAAACACGGACTATTGACGTTTTTCTGCGTATTCCCAACCCGACACGCGGCGGTGCGCCCGCTGCAAACCAACCAGACCGAGAAGTTTCAGGAGGCGCTTCGGGCGCGCCGCCTTTATTCGTCGGCAGTTTCGTTGATGCAGAAATCACCGGCAAAGCTTTGGGCCAATATGCTACGCTTCCACTGGCAGCCTTGCGACCCGGTAACAAAATCTGGCTTGTCCGCGAAGGCCGGCTTCGCAGCGTAACGGTGGAAATATTGCAGCGTACCGACACGGAAGCGCTGATAACCACGAACAATTTGGACGAAAAACCGGTTGTTGTGGTCAGTAGCTTGAAATCAGCGACAGATGGACAACGGGTCAGGATCGCAAAACCGAGAACAGAAAAAACAGCGGCTTCAAAACCAAACGACAAGGCAACCACCAAAAAGATTTCCGGTCAAGCGCAATGA